gcCCCTGACACCGCGGAGGCATATGTACACAACAAGAAAATTACTCTCGCTGACCGATCAATTGGCCGTTCCATGAAAATTCACTTCCTTAGTTGATTGTGAGTTCCCTCAGCCTGGTTTTCTCAAAGGCGCCGACAGTCGCTTTCCCAGGTCTTTCTCGCGCGCGGGGGGCTTTGCGGATGAAGTGGTCGGTTCATTTTGCAAGACACCCTGTCCTGTTCAACACTGATTCTAACAGCTGTTTTCATGGATTGCTGTAGCcaaatactatttaatattcCTACTTGCGTGACTGTTCATAACCGCATCTCATGATTTTTTCACGGCGCGCGATTCCCCTCCTCGGCCTcgccttcttcatcgtcttcttaTACACGGTCAGCAGCCTTTCCCGGCAATGGCGGAATATGCCACAAGTTGTTGGCCTGGGCGACCTGGTTGCGACCCCATATCCAACAGCGTCTGGCTATGTGAACGGTTCTGGAGTGGTCGATAAGCCTTCGAGAGAGCCTTACGCACCTCGACCGCACTATGCGCCTGGTGTCCCTAAGCCTCCCGGGTCAACATATACCAAAACCTTGGTGGTGCCTCAAGCAGGCGAGGAAGATACAGAGTGGATAAAACTCGAAATTCCCGAGTGGCAGCCTGCCGTGTACGTGGTTGATGATCTCTCTGCGCCGTTACACCCCCCCAAGAACAAGGGCCACGAGGTTATAGTCTATCTGAGCTATATTATTGATCACTACGACAAACTACCGGACATTATTGCCTTCATGCACTCACATCAATTCGCTTGGCATAATGACGAAATCTTCAACGGGAATGCCGCCGAGATGCTGCAACGTCTAAACCCCGCGCGGGTGGTCCGACAAGGGTTCATGAACTTGCGCTGTACATGGGCGCCTGGTTGTCCTGATTGGCTACATCCAGGCACattggaggaagatgaacataagcaagaagaaaccaTGCTGGCCAGATCGTGGGGCGAAATCTTCCCGGATGACCCAATTCCCGATGTCCTCGCACAGCCATGCTGTGCCCAATTCGTTGTTTCGCGCGAGCGCATTCTCGCCATCCCGAAAGCTCGCTTCGTTTACTATCGCGACTGGATTCTTCGAACGGAATTGAGTGACTATATCTCTGGCCGTATCTGGGAGTATCTGTGGCATGTCGTGTTTACAGGTGAAAATGTCGTCTGTCCCAAGGAGCACATCTGTTATTGCGACGGCTACGGAATTTGCTTTGGCGGTGAAGAGGAATATGATGAATTCCGAAGATTACGCTCGGAGAAGGGAGAATTGGAGGAGGACCTCAAGTTTTGGCGCGGAGAAGCTGAGGCCATCGAAATCGAACGACTCGTAGGAACCCTAGGCGAACAAAGCCACATCTCAGTGCCCGATCCGGGTAGAGATACTGAGCTCGAGCAGCTAATTCTAGAAAAGGAACGAACCATCGATGACATGCTACGCAACGCCACGAAGCGCGGAGAGGACCCAAGAGCGAGAGCGTTAGAGGCAGGCAGACTatggaaggaaggagatgGGTTCTAAATGTCTCACGACTGCACCAAATACTTCACAACTCACGCCGTCGCTTGCCGGTTAATGGTCCTACACAAGGTTATGCCGACTTTGAACATTACTGCCCCTCGGTCCGAGTGCTCTTTTCAAGTCTTTCATTTTTCGCCGTACATGATATACGCTCACGCTCACGCCCATAGATTTACATTCTTGTTTATACTTCTGCCTCTGCATCGAGCCCTCGGAGATTGTGTTGTTTTCGTGACTCTCGATGCTGTTTAGTtctatccttcttcttccgaaCTACTTGGGATTAAACACTTGATTGGTTGAGGCTTAAGTGATCTATATTGTTGCCATATGTTTCCAAAAAATGTGTTGATACCTAATCCAATTGCAGTTTGGCTGGTTCCAAATGGATATTGATATGAGCAGAGATAAATcattctattcttttctaattttacATCCTTCCCTCTCCATTCCCAGGGAGTAAATTGACACATTCCATCATGACGTAGTGAGTAACCGGAGTAACCTGTGGTATATCGTCACGTGATGCTTCCGGCGGTCGACGACTTTACAGAGTTTGCACTGTCTGCCCATCCTTCAAACCGCGCAAACAACGTCATCTAAGCCGAAGCAAGCGATCTGATTGATTAACTTATCGCGAATCGCGCGAACTCATTCGGACAGAAGTACTGGAGCGTTCTGCTTCCGTATCTTCGTCAGTCTTCTTGGACGACGAGATCTGGCCTTGCGCCCGCTTCACGGAAGCTTCGGGCTCATTGGCgagtcttgtttttcttgtggACCAGCAAGGGCCCTGCGCGCAGTTCGCTGAGCGTATTCGTTTCATCCGGTCTATGCCACTTACTTCTAGGTAGCTATTGCCTTTAGGAACTGACAAGGACGGTTGAACATAACAAGTGGCAAGCCTTTAGTTCTACTGCGGTTCCATTTGAGCGccaaaaacaaaaatccTCCGCACCAGCCCGCCACCATCTTTCGCGCGTCGCGTGGTTATAGCCATTTAAGTTGATACCAGTCCATGCGATCCCCAGACTTGATTCTCTCTCCTCAATTTTCCTTCTGATACGTACGCGAGACGTTACTCATTGTGGCTGTCCACGCCCAGATTGCTGTCATGACGTCTTCTGCTTCCCATCACCAACATTCTTCGACTTCAGCCGCTGAATTTTCCACTCACCAAACCGCTCCTTCCTCCAACATCGACCCGAACGGTAACATTGCCACGAGTGGATATGCGCCAAATGAAAGCCAACTTGCTGGGCTGGTAGAAGCTGCTACTGCAGCGGCTGGCCAGGATGTATCGGAATGGGCGGCCGCCGCTGCAGTCGCTGCTGCAGCTGGTGCTGCCGGACATCAGCATCATTTAGACGGCTACCCCCCGGATATTCATATCGAAGACGATAGTTTTGCAGATGCAGGTTTTGGGACAGGGTTGAGCACTGGAAGACAGTTACGAGCACCCGGGCCATCTCCCAACGAGCATAGCCAGCCTTCGGGACTGTCAAGAACTGtgtcaaagaagagaaagagagatggCCCTCTAGACCCAGCCTTAACAGCGTCTGGACCTGGTGGTCACCAGCAGCCCCATCAGCACAATTCTCATCATTATGGTGGTGAGACGCTAGATATCCGGTCTGCACCTCCCCAGTCCTTATCGGAGGCGCGCGCTGTTGGTTTACATTCCGCAGCTGCTTTGTTCCGTCAACCCTCGAGCAACAAGAAGTACACACGACCACCTATGTCGAAGCTTTTTGCTTCACTCGAACTATCACCGGAGAACTTCCTCCACTTACAAGCCGCTGCTAAGTCATATATGCTAGATGACAAGCATCCAGAACGACGTGAGTGTGTCGGTCAACGTGGCAAGGGAGACACGGAAATGGTTAAATTGAGACTTTGGAATTGTGTGCGCCACTTTCTCGAAATTGAGGGGCATGGTGAACGTTTTTTCGGTGAAAATGTAGTCAACGAGGGCATGGGTCCCAGGACCTATGTATGGCCCCGGGACCAGCAAAAAATTATTGCACTTGTCATTCCACTGCTACGGCGTATGGTCACCAATGAACGACAGAGACAATATGCAGTGGAGACGAGGAAGGGGGGTGGATCTGAGGAGCGACGACGACGGAAAACCGAAGACAGTCTCCAGAATATGAATAGTGCTAGTCCTCCGAAGTTCCCCGTTGAGGAACAACTCCAGATGCATGCgcaacatcatcctcccGAGGGGTATGCGCCAACACACCCCGAGTTGGGGGCAACTTCCCAAGACATGGAGTTGGGCCTGACAGATCTCCTTCCTGACGGCTATCCAGCTGACTGGAATGCTATCTCTAAAACATACGAAGCCTACAATCAAAACTACGAGCTCGATAACCTGTGGTATCTCTCGGGCCTACAACAGCCGGATTGGCGTGGGTTAGTAGCTGCTGTTGACAGCCATTACCAGGTCTTTCACAACGGTAGTTTTGACTGCCCAGCACCATGTGAGGATGAGAATATCAACCATATCTTACACGCAAACTCTGTGTCGGGTTTACGGTGGAGAGTTGGTGGGGATCGCCATCAAGTTGCCAGGAATGAGTTGTATGTTGCCACACTCCCTTGCCCACTTTCCTTGGTATGTGACATGAAACTAACTCCCTTATAGTGCAAGCAGCATCACCCGCGACGTTTCTCGCATTATCCGTGATAATATCGCCACGAAGCATGGCGTTCAAACGTCAACCGACGACCACgctcccatccatccatcaaaTTTCCCGCCCCTCCCAACGGGTCTAACTATGCCAAACCCGCCCACAACCTCTCAAGCGCCAATATCTTTGCGAATCAATATCATGCAGAACGGGAAACGTGTCCTTCCGCGAGTAGATCTTCCTGCAGGACACTGTCCCGATCTTGAGACTCTGAAACAGCTACTCTGCCGTCGATTCGCGGGCCAGTTGCCAGGTCTGCCCTCTGACCCTTCGCTGGACCCTGCAGCCTGGATGTCTTCGGTTGGCTGGAGGTTTAGAGTCTGGTTGCCCGAGGGCCTGACTCCTGTCCAGAATGACGGCGAGTGGACGATCGCACTGCTTTCTGCCGGGAACGTAGACTGGATGGACGGTGATCTACGAGTTCTTGTAGAGCTGGAGAACACCTCTTAGTAGTGCCTCCCATTTGCTGGGCAGCCAACACACcctattcttctcttctcccttcctcCCTGGAGTCCAACAACAGATTTGCCTTCTTACGTACCGTGGCCTGTCTTCCCTGGAGGATACGAGCATTAataatcttcttctaccTTTGTTCTgggcctccttctccatctaccttcttttatcttctctctacctttttctcctcacTCCGCTTTGCATATATCTTTATACCTAACCTTTCTCCTCAATTTCGGTGAACGTTGACTTCTTTCGGTTCATACCCTTTTGATGCCCATTACGGACATGACTTATCAGGATGAGACATGATGTAAGTGTACGCTGGCATTCGTTGCATTTAGGAGGTAGAGTAGTGCTTTTTAATACGACTTTAAGCGGGATTTTGTGTCTAGCATGGCCTGGACTATAGTCTGGAGGCAATATGACTTCTGATGCAACTCAATAAATGGTTTTTGAGTAAAAGGCGAGTCTACAGGAGTAACTAAGGCTGTAGGGTGGTTGTATACACTATTCCGCgtaaagatatatatttccctCACCTGAAGCCTTTCCCCTAGAACTCTCTTAATCCTTGTTTCTAAACTTAGTACAACTATTATTTGTAATAGTTTCAACTTTTATTGTTATGTTTCTTATCCTTGTTCTACCCTTGCCTTAAAAGTCTTGGTTATTACTCTGGAATTGTTATGGGGGATGGTAACTCACTCCTCGACCTGTTGCCCTAACTGTAACTGGGAAAGCCCTTTATCTACTCAATACTTGTACAACAGAAAAGATTTGGTGTAGTATTACTATGCTGTTCATATTTGAAAAGTTTGATCACGTCAATATCTGCTACCTAGCGATATGTTACAAGGTATATATGGACGTGTTGTGAGATGTGATGCTAGCTTCGCCCATGACTGGCGGTTGCTAGCCGCTAGCTGACCCAGACAACGGGGTCCTAGTGGAGTGGTCACTGTGTAAGAAGCAGGTATCAGTTAAGACCACCACCGACATTAAGTGTTTACCAGCTCTTTCTGTGCTGCGTGTGATGCACCCGATAAGCTGGTTTCAACCTAGGATGCGAATTTATGTTGCTCTGTAGCCTTGTGACCATGAGAAAATATCATTTCAGAGCACACAGCACATGTTAGAGGAAGTTTAGGGCAATCGCCTGCAAGTCATCTTGAGCTCATGAGCGAGCTAAATGATGGGTAGCGGCACCGGGAGCACCGCCGATCCACTGTATGGATACAAGCTTTGTGAATATGGGTGAGTGTTTGCTTTAGCTATTGGCTGGCGTTGTCGCACTGTCTTCACCGTCGATCACTCCCAGCCGAGCTTTCTTAGCTCTGCGCTTCATCTCCCGTTTCGACAGTGGCTTTTCGGTCTCCTCTACAGATGCTTTCCTCTTGAGAGTGTCGCTGTTGCTCTCGGATTGAGGGGTGTCCTTTTGCTTGGAGGCAGCGCCTTTTTGTTTAGACGCGGGCTTGTCGGTCTTCGGTTTCGGCTTTTCTCCACCGTCAATGACATCGATAATTCCACGCCAGCTGGTGCGCTTCAACTTCGCCAGCGCGACTGTTTTTCTCGCTTCCTCGCAGATAGCCTCTTTACCGCGCTCTTGTGACAGGCCCCAGACGCATGCCAGATTAATCACATCCCACGGCGCCCGAACAGCCAGAGCCTTCCTGGCCTCACTCGAGATAATGATTCCTCTTCCGCGTGTTGCGCGGATCAGCGACATAGCATTGCCGATGAGGTTGCGCCGGGCGTCGGCGCCGCTTCCCGTGACTCCCGGGCCGTAGCATATTTCAAAGCGAATTCCTCGTGCGATAGCGGCGGAGAGCATTTTAAACTTGAAGTGGTATGGCTGTCGCACGGAGAGATCTAAGGAAATCACGTCGCATTCCAGATTGGTGCATGCATTCAACAGGGCCTTTTCATTCGCTGGGCGGATTGCTACTAGATCATACGCTTGGGTGAGGGTGGTAAGTCGCTGATTCTGCGTGGGGTCGGAGAGTGGTAGGTTCACGCGGGTGAGTATTGTCAGGCCCTTGGGAACATTGGTGGGAACAGGTGGGGGAGTAGGATTTGGAGGAAGCTTTCCGTTGAGGGTTTGCGAAAGGGCGATCGTTGTGTAACCGACTGAGAGTCAGGTCAGCTTTCTTCCAAGGTGGTCATCTCCAACATTGGTCGTGTGGTCGGGAAAAATGACATACGTTCTGCAAGAAAGCTTAAAGTTGGATAGAGCTCGGGATCGTCTGGGCCGCACGGCACGTTGAGATCGTAAAACATTGTGTCTGTTTAGCTTTAAAAGCTCGAGCCAAGCCGGGTGGTTCGAAATCGTCGTCCAAACGGTGGTTTTTGGTTCCTCTTCTGGTCCTCGAGAAGTATATCTTGGGAACTGTCCGAGAAAGGAAATCAGAAAATCGCCCCGCGTCAATAGCTTTTCCGAATTCCGATCTAGCCTGATCGATAGCACTGCCACGTGACTCGTGAAGGCGGAACGAAACGCTCTTAGCCATTCTGATCATCCACATCTAATATATAGACTCCCTCTGGTTCATCGTTGCTCGGGGCGATAGCACGGCTGCACTGTTTGGACGGGTACCTTAGCTCCTAGTCTTGCAGCTGTTGTTGTCTGTCCTTCAATTCGGATATTTGGTCGCGACTATTCCCTCATCACTACACCCCTCTACCCCGCCGCATTTTATCTTCGACATCCGATTGTGCGCAGACCCGAAATCTGCTTGTCAGCCGCCATCACCATGGCGCGCGTTTATGCCGATGTTAACGAGCATATGCCTCGGTCCTACTGGGATTATGACAGTGTAAACATCTCTTGGGGTGTTCTAGAGAACTATGAAGTGGTCCGCAAGATAGGTAAGGCGCAACAACGGGATCTCTCCGCCGTCGCCTAACTACATCAATATGGTGGTCGTGGGGTCCGGCGGTCAGTGCGTGATTACGATGATTAATGTTAACAATCGCTACTATAGGCCGTGGAAAGTACTCGGAAGTCTTCGAGGGCATCAATGTGGTCAACTACCAGAAGTGTGTCATCAAGGTCCTCAAACCAgttaagaagaagaagattaagCGTGAGATCAAGATTCTTCAGAATCTGGCAGGTGGTCCCAACGTGGTAGCTTTGTTGGATGTGGTCCGCGACAGTCAGAGCAAAACCCCGAGTCTGGTGTTCGAGTATGTGAACAATACCGACTTCCGCACGCTCTATCCGCGATTCTCCGACTACGATGTCCGCTACTATGTCTATGAGCTCCTCAAAGCGTTGGACTTCTGCCATAGTAAGGGTATCATGCATCGCGATGTGAAGCCTCACAATGTCATGATCGATCATGAGAAGCGCAAGGTGAGTCTTGATGGCTGGATTGATGTAAATACATATACTGACCCATCTCCAGCTGCGTCTTATCGATTGGGGTCTTGCGGAATTCTATCACAAGGGCACTGAATATAACGTCCGTGTCGCCTCTAGATACTTCAAGGGCCCTGAGCTGCTCGTCGACTTCCAGGAATACGACTATTCTTTGGATATGTGGTCACTTGGTGCCATGTTCGCGTCTATGATCTTCCGCAAGGAACCTTTCTTCCACGGAAACAGCAACTCGGACCAACTGGTGAAGATCGCCAAGGTCCTTGGTACTGAGGAGCTCTTCGAGTATCTGGATAAATATGAAATTGAGCTGGACCCTCAATATGATGAAATTCTTTCCCGTTTCCCCCGCAAGACCTGGCACTCCTTCGTCAACGCCGAGAATCAGCGCTTCGTCTCCGACGAGGCCATTGATTTCCTAGACAAACTTCTCAGATACGATCATGCGGTATGGCTCAAATATGCTCTCCTACTTCCGTACCATATCACTAACTGTCGTCTAGGAACGTCTTACCGCACAGGAAGCCATGGCTCACCCTTACTTTGATCCTGTCCGTCCAGAAGTGCAAGCTCAGAACAATAGGGGATTGTAAACATAAACAGCAAGCGCGCACCAGAGCCTTATAGCTATTATACATCGAAACTTCGGGTTTACTGCTTAGCGCCCTCCGCGATTATTGAcaatctgctgctgctgataaACATCGATTTGGTTTACATTTTGAGTGCCTTGGTTTGAGACAAGGAGATGGTTTTATTACAAGAAAGAACTACAAACGGCGGCGTAGCAAATGACTGTTGCGTCGCTCTGGACAAGAGAACACTGAAAGCGCCATGGATGCAATGAGATATGCCATATGGATGgagacgacgatgatgaacaGATGACATACACATAATACGATGGGCCCCCGAGCCCTTCTCAGCTCATTACTCTTGGCGCACCAAGTGAGGGGATTCATCCTATGGTGTTTAGAGTGGGATTAACGGACTTTGCTCGTAAGCACGGCAATTTCAGTCTTGTGCAGTTTCTACCTTCCCCCCCTTTCCTGGTAACTTTTGGACTGTTGTTGATGGGAATTCCTTCTTCGCTATCATTGTTGCATTTCGAACATTGTCACTTCCAACCCTTGATCACATATTCCTGTCTGCAACTCCTTACTTACTGCGTCATTTCAAAGGCGTGAGGGTCTACATAGTTTGGTGCTTTATGAATCtgggctttcttttttcagGAGACTATCGAATGCATTGTGGAATAGTTCTGTCCCACTTGATATCTTGAGTGCAGAGGCTATATAGATGGCGCCGGGCCTGGGAAGAATCCGGGAGATAATGAACAATCCTCGTCTCGAACGTATTATGACTGGAGTAGTATTCCTGCCGTATTAGACTCCTGTACTCCTCCCACTCTCCGTCTGCGATGCGTCAACTGGAGTATGTCATCACGTGACGTGACTCATGGGCGATGGCATAAAAACGTGAGAAACGATaagacggagaagaaaaacgaaagaagggaaagtgGTCAAATCGAGCATGCTTAGGGACTGAACTGCCCAAACCCATGCCTCAGGCTTAAATACTACAGTGGTACTACTATCACCTCCACTGGAACCAATCGTTCTCCACCGGTGGTGTTTTTTTCTGGGCCCCGCAGTCTTCTTGCAACCTCTGATTCGTTCCGTTCTTTGCTCTGCGCGCCAGGAAATTTAATTGCCCGCATTCGCACAACGAGCgacccctccccctccttgTTCTCTATCGCCGTTGGAGTCACCGGTGGTCAAGATACTTATCCGACGATTCGTGGCGCGATCGGCGCCTTGGAGATTTCCTCCTCCTATCTATCGATCATTTTCCAGGATGGCCCAGCCTTCTGCCCCTCAGAATCCCAGTATGTGCTCTTTACTTGGTTCGCCATGACTCATTGCCGGCCCATCTGTGAGCTATGGACTAGAAGCTAATGGGATCGTGTGTTATGACAGCTGGTGAGCCCGCGGCTCCCGTGGTTGACACTCCCCCCCAGGCCGATGACCAGACGAGAAACCAAAATGCCGATGCGGCAGCTCCTAAGGTGAAGACCGAGAAAGAATGTATGTTCCTTGTCATCCACGAACCTGGCGCATAACTGCGTCGACTGGGTATGGAAACGTCTGACACCAGTTCTCAATGCATAGTGGAGCGTGAGCGACgcaaggccgagaaggcgaagaagttcGCTGAGAAAAAGGCCAAGGCAGCAGCTAAACCCGCCCCTGCCCCCAAGgcccagaagaaagagaagatcgagaaggagaaaactACCGATGCGTACGATCCCAAGGTCATCGAAGCCGGCCGTTATGAATGGTGGGAGGAGCGTGATCTTTTCAAGCCCGAATTTGGCTCCGACGGCAAGGTCAGGCCCGAGGGTTACTTCGTCATTCCTATCCCTCCTCCTAATGTTACCGGATCTCTTCACATGGGTCACGCCCTCACCAATGCCCTCCAAGATACTATGATCCGTTGGCAGCGTATGAAGGGCAAGACTACCCTGTGGTTGCCCGGTATGGACCACGCCGGTATCTCCACCCAGAGCGTTGTGGAGAAGATGCtttggaagaaggagaagaagacccGCCACGATTTGGGTCGCGAGGTCTTTACTGACCGCGTGTGGGAATGGAAGCACGAATACCATGCCAACATCAAGAATGCCTTGCGCAGAGTTGGTGGTTCCTTTGATTGGTCTCGCGAGGCCTTCACCATGGACCCTAACCTGTCCGCCGCCGTCACCGAGACTTTCGTTCGCCTGCATGAAGAGGGTATCATTTACCGTGCCAACCGCCTGGTCAACTGGTGTGTGGCTCTGAACACTTCCCTCTCCAACTTGGAAGTCGAGAAcaaagaagttgaaggacGCACCCTGCTTGATGTGCCCGGCTACGAAAAGAAGGTCGAGTTCGGTGTTTTGACTCACTTCTGCTACGAGATTGATGGCACTAAGGAAAGGATTGAGATTGCCACTACTCGTCCCGAGACCATGATTGGTGATACCGGTATCGCCGTTCACCCCGAGGACAAGCGCTACCAACACCTGATCGGCAAGTTTGCCAAGCACCCCTTCGTGGACCGCTTGCTTCCGATCGTTGCAGACACTGATGTTGATCCTGAGTTCGGTACCGGTGCCGTGAAGATTACTCCGGCTCACGATTTCAATGACTTTAACCGCGGAAAGGCCCACAACCTCGAGTTCATTTCCGTGATGAACGACGATGGCACCTTCAACAAGAACGGTGGTATCTTTGCCGGCATGAAGCGTTTCGATGCTCGTTACAAGGTCATCGAACTtctgaaggagaatggaTTGTACGTCAAGTGGGAGCACAACCCTATGAAGATCCCTCGATGTGCCAAGTCCAACGATGTTATTGAGCCCATCCTCAAGCCCCAGtggtggatgaagatggaaagcCTTGCCAAGCCTGCCATTGAGGCTGTCGAAAAGGGTGACATTGTCATCAAGCCAGAGTCTGCCGAGAAGAGCTACTTCCGCTGGATGAGGAACATTAACGACTGGTGTCTTTCCAGACAGTTGTGGTGGGGTCACCAGGCTCCTGCTTACTTTGTTAAGAT
This Aspergillus flavus chromosome 1, complete sequence DNA region includes the following protein-coding sequences:
- a CDS encoding valyl-tRNA synthetase; protein product: MAQPSAPQNPTGEPAAPVVDTPPQADDQTRNQNADAAAPKVKTEKELERERRKAEKAKKFAEKKAKAAAKPAPAPKAQKKEKIEKEKTTDAYDPKVIEAGRYEWWEERDLFKPEFGSDGKVRPEGYFVIPIPPPNVTGSLHMGHALTNALQDTMIRWQRMKGKTTLWLPGMDHAGISTQSVVEKMLWKKEKKTRHDLGREVFTDRVWEWKHEYHANIKNALRRVGGSFDWSREAFTMDPNLSAAVTETFVRLHEEGIIYRANRLVNWCVALNTSLSNLEVENKEVEGRTLLDVPGYEKKVEFGVLTHFCYEIDGTKERIEIATTRPETMIGDTGIAVHPEDKRYQHLIGKFAKHPFVDRLLPIVADTDVDPEFGTGAVKITPAHDFNDFNRGKAHNLEFISVMNDDGTFNKNGGIFAGMKRFDARYKVIELLKENGLYVKWEHNPMKIPRCAKSNDVIEPILKPQWWMKMESLAKPAIEAVEKGDIVIKPESAEKSYFRWMRNINDWCLSRQLWWGHQAPAYFVKIEGEENDDSDGNLWVTGRTEEEARKKAEAKFPGKKFDLVRDPDVLDTWFSSGLWPFSTLGWPNKTHDFENLYPTSVLETGWDILFFWVARMIMLGIKLTGQVPFREVYCHSLIRDSEGRKMSKSLGNVIDPIDVMEGIQLQTLHDKLLLGNLAEKEVATATKYQKKAFPKGIPECGADALRFALVSYTTGGGDIAFDIQVIHGYRRFCNKIYQATKYVLGKLGDDFKPQPTVSKTGRESLSERWILHKFNSAAKEINEALEQREFNVVATTVYQYWYAQLCDVFIENSKFLLAPEVPADVQESAKQTLYTALEGALTLIHPIMPFVTEELWQRLPRRPNDNTISIMKARYPEYKAEFNDVEAETAYELILKTSSAIRSILAQYEVKTKGDIIIQTYDATSHKTLSDELTSVKSLGGKFLGDLSIQSPETTTRPSGCVVSAVGSEAAVFLRVSKEVALEQEEKAKASLEKARAVVTRQTNLMSSAAWKEKAKPEVREMEEKKLKDAESETARLEEQVREFEKLRLE
- a CDS encoding casein kinase II: MARVYADVNEHMPRSYWDYDSVNISWGVLENYEVVRKIGRGKYSEVFEGINVVNYQKCVIKVLKPVKKKKIKREIKILQNLAGGPNVVALLDVVRDSQSKTPSLVFEYVNNTDFRTLYPRFSDYDVRYYVYELLKALDFCHSKGIMHRDVKPHNVMIDHEKRKLRLIDWGLAEFYHKGTEYNVRVASRYFKGPELLVDFQEYDYSLDMWSLGAMFASMIFRKEPFFHGNSNSDQLVKIAKVLGTEELFEYLDKYEIELDPQYDEILSRFPRKTWHSFVNAENQRFVSDEAIDFLDKLLRYDHAERLTAQEAMAHPYFDPVRPEVQAQNNRGL
- a CDS encoding putative ribonuclease P complex subunit Pop2 (unnamed protein product), producing MFYDLNVPCGPDDPELYPTLSFLAELGYTTIALSQTLNGKLPPNPTPPPVPTNVPKGLTILTRVNLPLSDPTQNQRLTTLTQAYDLVAIRPANEKALLNACTNLECDVISLDLSVRQPYHFKFKMLSAAIARGIRFEICYGPGVTGSGADARRNLIGNAMSLIRATRGRGIIISSEARKALAVRAPWDVINLACVWGLSQERGKEAICEEARKTVALAKLKRTSWRGIIDVIDGGEKPKPKTDKPASKQKGAASKQKDTPQSESNSDTLKRKASVEETEKPLSKREMKRRAKKARLGVIDGEDSATTPANS
- a CDS encoding uncharacterized protein (of unknown function-domain containing protein) yields the protein MIFSRRAIPLLGLAFFIVFLYTVSSLSRQWRNMPQVVGLGDLVATPYPTASGYVNGSGVVDKPSREPYAPRPHYAPGVPKPPGSTYTKTLVVPQAGEEDTEWIKLEIPEWQPAVYVVDDLSAPLHPPKNKGHEVIVYLSYIIDHYDKLPDIIAFMHSHQFAWHNDEIFNGNAAEMLQRLNPARVVRQGFMNLRCTWAPGCPDWLHPGTLEEDEHKQEETMLARSWGEIFPDDPIPDVLAQPCCAQFVVSRERILAIPKARFVYYRDWILRTELSDYISGRIWEYLWHVVFTGENVVCPKEHICYCDGYGICFGGEEEYDEFRRLRSEKGELEEDLKFWRGEAEAIEIERLERTIDDMLRNATKRGEDPRARALEAGRLWKEGDGF